The genomic DNA TAAATCTATGAAATTTATAGAAACTAAAGTACCTGCAATGAAATTGCAGGGTTTTAACCAATTCCTATGATAATAAATAAAGCCTGGTAATTAAGATTACATATGTAAACGTAATTATTTTTACTATGTTTACATATGTATTTTGATAAAATTTTTCGAATAATTACATTTGTGAACCCCGCAAATGATATGTACAAAAACACTACGATTATGGTTAATGAAAGATTGCTTAAACTTATGGAGCATGAAAAGGTAACTGCTGCGAAGCTGGCCGATATATTAGAGGTTCAACCCAGCGCCATTTCCCATATACTTTCAGGGCGAAATAAGCCAAGTTTTGACTTTATTCAAAAGCTAGCCACAAATTTCCCAAGGTTGAATATTGATTGGATTATAACCGGCAAGGGTAATATGTACAAGGTTGCAGTTCAACAGTCGCTTTTCGATCCACCATCACCTTTAATCCCTAAAACAGATAATACCAGCTCTAAAGCCAACGATAAAAATGATGATTTGCATAAATCGCCTAAATTTACAAATGTAAACATTCCGGTTTCGCCAAAAGTTGTAAAGCAAATTATTTTTATCTATTCAGATAATACTTTTGAAATATATTATCCATCAAAGTCCGATTAACTATTTTTGTTAGTTTTGCAAAAAAAATGCTGTACAAGAAGTTAATCAGACCAATATTTTTCCTCTTAAATCCTGAATTTGCTCATAGGTTAGTGGTCGCAACGCTTAAAGTGGCCTTTACCATTCCCGGTGTGCGTTTTCTTTGTTTTAAAATGTTCGCGGTATCTCACCCTTCGCTTCGGCGCGAGGTCTTTGGCTATCATTTTTCCAATCCC from Tenuifilum sp. 4138str includes the following:
- a CDS encoding helix-turn-helix domain-containing protein, producing MVNERLLKLMEHEKVTAAKLADILEVQPSAISHILSGRNKPSFDFIQKLATNFPRLNIDWIITGKGNMYKVAVQQSLFDPPSPLIPKTDNTSSKANDKNDDLHKSPKFTNVNIPVSPKVVKQIIFIYSDNTFEIYYPSKSD